A single genomic interval of Nitratidesulfovibrio sp. SRB-5 harbors:
- a CDS encoding C-GCAxxG-C-C family protein, translating to MKADAAREQAQATFEAGFNCAEAVFLVATREFGLDVPEQVRLATAFGGGVGRCKEEMCGAVAGAVLAVGALCGRERPGADWDLAARLARAVREDALAEHGSIRCGDLLHAFGEQAGMQACIRFTAMVAGQVVARLRQARDDGEFVPPAAMRSVAGGVLAPDGVLAPDGALAPDGVLAPDGALARRVLR from the coding sequence ATGAAAGCTGATGCGGCGCGGGAGCAGGCGCAGGCGACGTTCGAGGCCGGGTTCAATTGCGCCGAGGCCGTTTTTCTGGTCGCCACGCGGGAATTCGGCCTTGATGTGCCGGAGCAGGTGCGGCTGGCCACCGCCTTCGGGGGCGGCGTGGGCCGGTGCAAGGAGGAAATGTGCGGGGCCGTGGCGGGAGCGGTGCTGGCCGTAGGCGCACTGTGCGGACGCGAACGGCCCGGAGCCGACTGGGACCTTGCAGCGCGGCTGGCCCGCGCGGTGCGCGAGGATGCACTGGCGGAGCACGGCAGCATCCGCTGTGGCGATTTGCTGCACGCCTTCGGCGAGCAGGCAGGCATGCAGGCCTGCATCCGGTTTACCGCCATGGTCGCGGGCCAGGTGGTGGCGCGGTTACGGCAGGCCCGCGACGACGGGGAGTTCGTGCCGCCTGCGGCAATGCGGTCCGTGGCTGGCGGCGTGCTGGCCCCGGACGGCGTGCTGGCCCCGGACGGCGCGCTGGCCCCAGACGGTGTGCTGGCCCCAGACGGCGCGCTGGCCCGCCGGGTCTTGCGCTAG